In Phyllostomus discolor isolate MPI-MPIP mPhyDis1 chromosome 2, mPhyDis1.pri.v3, whole genome shotgun sequence, the following are encoded in one genomic region:
- the LOC114515301 gene encoding anaphase-promoting complex subunit 13-like has protein sequence MDRGAQRDGRIWGLIHDAWRGDKLPCEDVAIPLSELPEPEPDSSGSTESAKEPGAEPADSALQNLHQNIPS, from the coding sequence ATGGACAGGGGGGCACAGAGAGATGGAAGGATCTGGGGTTTGATTCACGATGCTTGGCGAGGAGACAAGCTGCCGTGCGAGGATGTGGCGATACCGCTGAGTGAGCTTCCTGAACCGGAGCCGGACAGCAGTGGCTCCACAGAATCCGCTAAAGAACCAGGGGCGGAGCCGGCCGACTCAGCCTTACAGAATCTGCACCAGAACATCCCTTCATAG